The following proteins are co-located in the Malassezia restricta chromosome II, complete sequence genome:
- a CDS encoding cryptococcal mannosyltransferase 1, translating into MASPADGVELDMLDHGEWGVPSPAPRGRAPWWRPAWLRDARGRIGVVSVVLFLGLSWYFSMPSTLYAYAVVVCFTCPMLLCHLLYRRAWATTSLVRRTVLVVVTAWVALSALRGWAPAHLPVPPAWRASNDTYFIASILYNAERILPQYTDSLVSFARDVGVERVYVSVLENDSQDRTPAMLEALRRTLERAGVRHTIVSAPLPASIRSFERIQRLSTLRNMAMRPLYDDVRMPISKVVWINDVLFTPHMLHHLVHTLDGTYDQACALDYFWLGFYDTWVLRDQYGETVRPLWPYFRRKDERRAVDAQQPIPVNACWNGVTVFDARWFTNATPPVLRREPAVADLPPPPIERADGLDYPAKLPLQFRTCAPCNASESILTSVDMHRLASPHRPRIFVNPAVKVAYDYPSYYLYNHMLTWYVMQPWRYVWETWIERRLFSWIANLGNRWDPCAPLLQRQWATDAASWT; encoded by the coding sequence ATGGCGTCGCCCGCGGATGGCGTCGAGCTGGACATGCTCGATCACGGCGAGTGGGGCGTGCCGTCccctgcgccgcgtgggCGTGCGCCATGGTGGCGGCCAGCGTGGCTacgcgatgcgcgcggGCGGATTGGGGTCGTCTCGGTGGTGCTTTTCCTCGGCCTGAGCTGGTACTTTTCCATGCCGAGTACGCTGTACGCGTACGCCGTGGTGGTGTGCTTCACGTGCCCGATGCTGTTGTGCCACCTGCTGTATCGTCGCGCATGGGCTACGACCTCGCTCGTCCGCCGCACGGTGCTCGTTGTGGTCACAGCCTGGGTGGCGCTcagcgcgctgcgtggctgggcgccggcgcatctgcccgtgccgccggcgtggcgtgcgtcgaaTGACACGTACTTTATTGCGTCGATTCTGTACAACGCCGAGCGCATTTTGCCGCAGTACACGGACTCGCTGGTGTCGTTCGCCCGCGACGTGGGCGTGGAGCGTGTCTACGTGTCGGTGCTGGAGAACGACTCGCAGGACAGGACGCCGGcgatgctcgaggcgctgcgccgcacgttGGAGCGCGCTGGCGTGCGCCACACGATCGTctcggcgccgctgcctgcgTCGATCCGCTCGTTCGAGCGCATTCAGCGGCTCTCGACGCTCCGGAATATGGCGATGCGGCCGCTGTACGACGACGTCCGCATGCCCATATCGAAGGTCGTATGGATCAATGACGTGCTGTTTACgccgcacatgctgcaccACCTCGTGCACACGCTCGACGGCACGTACGACCAGGCGTGCGCGCTCGACTACTTCTGGCTCGGCTTCTACGACACGTGGGTGCTGCGGGATCAGTACGGCGAGACGGTGCGTCCGCTGTGGCCGTACTTCCGACGCAAggacgagcggcgcgccgtcgacgcccagcAGCCGATCCCCGTCAACGCGTGCTGGAACGGCGTCACGGTGTTTGACGCGCGCTGGTTCACCAACGCCACGCCGCCCGTCCTCCGCCGCGAGCCGGCCGTGGCCGActtgccgccgccgccgatcgAGCGCGCAGACGGCCTCGACTACCCGGCCAAGCTCCCACTGCAGTTCCGCACATGCGCCCCCTGCAACGCGTCCGAGTCCATCCTCACGAGCGTCGACATGCACCGCCTCGCGAGCCCGCACCGACCCCGCATCTTTGTGAATCCCGCCGTCAAAGTCGCGTACGACTACCCGAGCTACTACTTGTACAACCACATGCTCACCTGGTACGTCATGCAGCCGTGGCGCTACGTGTGGGAGACATGgatcgagcgccgcctcttTAGCTGGATCGCGAACCTCGGCAACCGCTGGGATccgtgtgcgccgctgctgcagcgccagtGGGCCACGGACGCCGCCTCGTGGACGTAA
- a CDS encoding DUF803 domain membrane protein has product MTWRMQDKWIGLMLAISSSVAIGTSFIITKKGLMSAAAHSEGLASERLSYLGNPVWWAGMLTMVVGEVANFVAYMFAPPILVTPLGALSVLVGAVLASFLLHERLGRLGILGCALCLVGTVVIVVNAPEDRDIQTVDELLQYAMRAPFLIYCLCTACFSLYMVWRVVPRYGHRTPLVYLSICSLVGSISVMSVKALGVALRLTFDGHNQLTHVSTYCFGLMVVLCILVQMNYFNRALDQFSTNVVNPIYYVMFTTSTILASVLLFQGFDTTNAAAVSLLGGFLVTFLGVYLLNANAQAPASSADYERIYPDRDAAASFVIDEPTQSFPLTPFHDQPAEPARSP; this is encoded by the coding sequence ATGACGTGGCGGATGCAGGACAAATGGATTGGGTTGATGCTCGCGATCAGCTCGAGTGTGGCGATTGGCACGAGCTTTATTATCACGAAGAAGGGGCTGATGagtgcggcggcgcataGCGAGGGGCTGGCGTCGGAGCGCCTGAGCTATCTGGGCAATCCGGTGTGGTGGGCCGGCATGCTGACGATGGTCGTGGGCGAGGTGGCGAATTTCGTGGCGTACATGTTTGCGCCGCCGATTCTCGTGACGCCGCTGGGTGCGCTGAGTGTGCTGGTGGGCGCTGTGCTGGCGTCGTtcctgctgcacgagcgtctcgggcgGCTGGGCATCCTGGGCTGTGCGCTGTGTCTCGTGGGCACGGTGGTGATTGTCGTGAATGCGCCGGAGGACCGGGATATTCAGACGGTGGACGAGCTCCTGCAGTacgcgatgcgcgcgccCTTTCTGATCTACTGCCTGTGCACGGCGTGCTTCTCGCTCTACATGGTGTGGCgtgtcgtgccgcgctACGGCCACCGGACGCCGCTCGTGTACCTCTCGATCTGCTCGCTCGTCGGCTCGATCTCGGTCATGAGCGTCAaggcgctgggcgtggcgctgcgcctcacCTTTGACGGGCACAACCAGCTCACGCACGTGTCGACGTACTGCTTCGGCCTCATGGTCGTGCTGTGCATTCTCGTCCAGATGAACTACTTCAAccgcgcgctcgatcaGTTCTCGACGAACGTCGTCAATCCGATCTACTATGTCATGTTCACCACATCCACCATCCTGGCGTCGGTGCTGCTGTTCCAGGGCTTTGACACGACGAacgccgccgccgtgtCCCTGCTCGGCGGCTTTCTCGTCACGTTCCTGGGCGTCTACCTGCTCAATGCCAACGCGCAGGCTcccgcgtcgtccgcggACTATGAGCGCATCTACCCCGAccgcgacgctgctgcgtcgttCGTGATCGACGAGCCGACGCAGAGCTTCCCGCTCACCCCCTTCCACGACCAGCCCGCCGAGCCCGCTCGCTCTCCGTAG
- a CDS encoding PPR repeat containing protein has product MGSWHDMAESAVLERYARGDASQDLVDAWPSLRPHLCQRLRDNVRAFPVHTEPHLHKAAPLADLLRDDPTLIERPSAAIELLMTEHDITPDDTRGFVPARAPPPSAAWPTWDAALDGSHVDRVCEHVCAMLDDFDAPPCTMQRVAELLLEPTKQYHTRSKYLGALRRVLGVTGTLRQAPTSPPRPAQPGEAHDATVPCGRVDELDSSTAHGTVARTAQPLSAATLVDTPQRQRS; this is encoded by the coding sequence ATGGGGTCGTGGCACGACATGGCCGAGTCcgccgtgctcgagcgGTACGCCCGCGGCGATGCTAGTCAGGATCTCGTCGATGCATGGCCGTCTCTGCGCCCGCACCTTTGCCAGCGCCTCCGTGACAATGTGCGCGCGTTCCCCGTCCACACCGAGCCGCACCTACACAAGGCAGCGCCCCTCGCcgacctgctgcgcgacgatcCCACCCTGATCGAGCGGCCGTCCGCCGCCATCGAGCTCCTCATGACCGAGCACGACATCACTCCCGACGACACCCGCGGCTTCGTCcccgcacgcgcgccgccgccctcggCCGCCTGGCCCACTTGGGACGCCGCTCTCGACGGCAGCCACGTCGACCGCGTCTGCGAGCATGTGTGTGCGATGCTCGATGACTTtgacgcgccgccttgcacgatgcagcgcgtcgccgaACTGCTCCTCGAGCCCACGAAGCAGTACCACACGCGCTCCAAGTACCTCGGcgccctgcgccgcgtcctcgGCGTCACCGGCACactgcgccaggcgccgacgtcgccgccccggccggcgcagccgggcgaagcgcacgacgccaccgTGCCCTGCGGccgcgtcgacgagctcgactCGAGCACCGCGCACGGCACCGTCGCCCGCACCGCGCAGCCCCTCAGCGCCGCCACTTTGGTCGACACGCCCCAGCGCCAGCGTTCATGA
- a CDS encoding urea transporter, translating into MDPSTFPAPNGRLTKAQGDALVYSTLCGFMLVGLWAGVNTRSKREFISGVRTQPALPLALNWIASGSCLMER; encoded by the exons ATGGACCCATCGACGTTTCCGGCGCCGAACGGGCGACTGACCAAGGCGCAGGGCGATGCCCTCGTGTACTCGACCTTGTGTGGATTTATGCTCGTGGGTCTGTGGGCCGGCGTCAACACGCGCAGTAAGCGCGAGTTTATCAGTGGTGTGCGCACCCAGCCAG CTCTGCCGCTGGCGCTGAATTGGATTGCTTCGGGTTCGTGTCTCATGGAACGGTAG
- a CDS encoding transcriptional adapter 3 — MPAAGVPATFRSSTAPLYRRYASGLGTSATVVPSLEELHHLVHHLQTLRQDWASRAQTLADERRAMGSSSVHVKQEDDTRAEESDSDADWAPNDRVQRTYSRAHRKREEASGSESDVPLHAVQPKPKTLGVKLRVMDDAHKARPEAVPEKAPLVPSAGVIDLRGDTFHDATTFSWDAPSDPQSSFLPKREPTREIRPYPTHPYDVHEDFANTDWHDREAMYTVPGHVPPSSAARPRPAKEAAQVPATTFFHYVDAYFKPVTEDDLAWLSSQADDPSPYVFPELGVHYRKIWEKEDAELQSVLQAMEGHAPTQPPWRPAPPSAPEDSPFVPSNTTLDALSDAQMYDPSTRGGPLMERLAASLMTGDAPEPNAEAPTDAPDALDPHVSLVDMETHVRHACESIGLLETGAPIHWDEHGDSLIASTLRLAQARLRQQSRANELRKARLFHIAQDRMAYQDYQACLQAVDREIEANWAKRQRQIKASVGKKRKTDAEAGPNKPQLSESLPDALQRRKKLKAALEPLFAHIPHACAPPTESIYQGIDT, encoded by the coding sequence atgccggcGGCCGGTGTCCCAGCGACGTTCCGGTCGAGTACCGCGCCTCTGTACAGGCGGTACGCGAGTGGTCTGGGCACGAGTGCGACGGTCGTGCCGtcgctcgaggagctgcatCATCTCGTCCATCACCTGCAGACGCTCCGCCAGGATTGGGCGTCGCGCGCTCAGAcgctcgccgacgagcggcgcgccatgggcagctcgagcgtgcaCGTCAAGCAAGAAGACGACACACGTGCCGAAGAGAGTGACTCGGATGCCGACTGGGCGCCCAATGACCGCGTGCAGCGCACCTACAGCCGGGCGCATCGCAAGCGCGAAGAGGCGTCGGGGTCGGAGAGTGACGTGCCCCtgcatgccgtgcagcCGAAGCCCAAGACGCTAGGTGTGAAGCTGCGTGTgatggacgatgcgcacaAGGCGCGGCCGGAAGCGGTGCCGGAGAAGGCGCCTCTCGTCCCCAGCGCCGGCGTCATTGATTTGCGGGGCGACACGTTTCACGACGCCACGACCTTCAGCTGGGACGCGCCATCAGATCCCCAAAGCAGCTTTCTGCCCAAGCGCGAGCCTACGCGCGAGATTCGGCCGTACCCCACGCATCCGTACGATGTGCACGAGGACTTTGCGAATACCGACTGGCACGACCGAGAGGCGATGTACACGGTCCCAGGCCACGTaccgccgagcagcgccgctcgccCGCGGCCGGCgaaggaggcggcgcaggtaCCCGCTACGACCTTCTTCCACTACGTCGATGCGTACTTTAAGCCCGTGACGGAGGACGACTTGGCCTGGCTCTCCAGCCAGGCCGATGATCCGTCGCCGTACGTCTTCCccgagctcggcgtccaCTACCGCAAGATATGGGAGAAGGAAgacgccgagctgcagaGCGTCTTGCAGGCCATGGAGGGCcacgcgccgacgcagccgccaTGGCGACCTGCACCGCCATCCGCGCCGGAAGACAGCCCGTTCGTGCCGTCGAACACgacgctggatgcgctctCGGACGCCCAGATGTACGACCCCAGCACGCGTGGTGGACCGCTCATGGAGCGActcgccgcctcgctgaTGACCGGCGACGCGCCAGAGCCCAacgccgaggcgcccacGGACGCGCCCGACGCCCTCGACCCCCACGTCTCGCTGGTCGATATGGAGACCCACGTGCGGCACGCGTGTGAATCCATCGGGCTCCTCGAGACGGGCGCGCCGATCCACTGGGACGAGCACGGCGATAGTCTGATTGCATCCACCCTGCGACTCGCGCAAGCACGGCTCCGGCAGCAAAGTCGCGCGaacgagctgcgcaaggcgcggcTCTTCCACATCGCCCAGGACCGCATGGCGTACCAGGACTACCAGGCCTGTCTGCAGGCCGTGGATCGCGAAATTGAGGCCAACTGGGCCAAGCGGCAACGGCAGATCAAGGCCAGTGTcggcaagaagcgcaagacgGACGCAGAGGCAGGGCCCAACAAGCCGCAGCTGTCCGAGTCGCTGCCAGACGctctgcagcgccgcaagaAGCTCAAGGCCGCGTTGGAGCCGCTGTTCGCCCACATCCCacatgcgtgtgcgccgcccacCGAAAGTATATACCAAGGCATAGACACGTAA
- a CDS encoding nucleotide exchange factor for Gsp1p has product MAASRRWRLAGRWGALVTQGRLVDVPARGTLAAASVSHAVVAEAQTAYLAGHNTWGQLGQGRTSVWGTARIALPDRIVSAAAGLGFTCLATSDALYVSGTNVRGQMGLDQERGSLSFQRLALPAVRSVCAGLDHMLVLAGAQVWACGLHTDRQLGVPSRAPYLATLERVAIPLADGEGVTRLAAQGDTSVALTSRGRVFLWGNTEYGQHLRRDAVDRLDTPTLLPIDEAVCDVQVGGSFLLVLTADGSVYTAGYGATGHAQAPYARLTRLPLPSRAVSLSASLQYAAAVTDAGHVWTWGLDSPDGRLGLGVLADHRVHEPRRVPFSERATHVVCGGQALLVRCA; this is encoded by the coding sequence ATGgcagcgtcgcggcgctggcgcctAGCTGGACGGTGGGGTGCGCTCGTCACGCAGGGGCGCTTAGTCGATGTgcctgcgcgaggcacacTGGCGGCTGCGTCCGTCTCGCATGCGGTGGTGGCAGAGGCACAGACGGCGTACTTGGCGGGTCACAACACGTGGGGGCAACTGGGTCAGGGACGCACGAGCGTATGgggcacggcgcgcatcgcgctcccGGACCGCATTGTGAGTGCGGCGGCGGGCCTTGGCTTTACGTGTCTGGCGACGTCCGATGCGCTGTATGTGAGCGGCACGAATGTCCGAGGCCAAATGGGCCTCGACCAAGAGCGAGGCTCGCTGTCgttccagcgcctcgctctgCCGGCTGTGCGCAGCGTGTGTGCCGGTCTGGATcacatgctcgtgctcgcAGGTGCGCAGGTATGGGCCTGTGGTCTGCATACGGACAGGCAGCTAGGCGTgccgtcgcgcgcgccgtaCCTGgccacgctcgagcgcgtcgccataCCGCTGGCGGACGGCGAAGGCGTGACGCGCCTGGCTGCGCAGGGCGATACGTCGGTGGCACTGACGTCGCGTGGGCGCGTCTTTCTCTGGGGCAACACGGAGTATGGCCAGCACCTGCGTCGTGACGCGGTCGACCGGCTGGATACGCCGACGCTCTTGCCTATCGACGAGGCTGTGTGCGACGTGCAGGTGGGCGGCAGCTTTCTCCTCGTTCTCACTGCCGATGGCAGCGTGTACACGGCGGGCTACGGCGCGACGGGgcatgcgcaggcgccgtaTGCGCGTCTCACGCGCCTCCCGCTGCCTTcgcgcgccgtgtcgcTGAGTGCGAGTCTGCAGTACGCAGCGGCTGTGACGGACGCGGGGCATGTATGGACGTGGGGCCTAGACTCGCCCGATGGACGCCTCGGTCTGGGCGTTCTGGCAGATCACCGCGTGCAtgagccgcggcgcgtgccttTCTCCGAGCGAGCTACGCACGTTGTGTGCGGGGGTCAGGCTCTGTTGGTACGCTGTGCGTAA
- a CDS encoding fatty acid elongase 3: MALYEGIKSLLPPSVVRYTAPMHFWQPGVTPLSTVMSVVAMSVGYITIVLGGQAVMRHLPAVPARVLKIPFFLHNVLLCLGSLLLLCLYLELEIPIIFKYGMHNSICEYRLYFDAEMFHIINYYFKYWEFADTLFLVLKKKKLLFLHVYHHMATAALCYSQIVNQTTLSWVIICLNLAVHVIMYGYYALASIGVRCPWKQLVTTGQIVQFVIDVVVCIYGIYHHYIHLYAPWMPYVRYCHGEPAAAFSGLGILVSYLVLFIFFYRDTYKKAPKADKKTQ; this comes from the coding sequence ATGGCCCTGTACGAAGGTATCAAGTCTctgctgccgccgagcgTTGTGCGCTACACGGCACCGATGCATTTTTGGCAGCCGGGCGTGACGCCGCTCTCGACGGTCATGTCGGTGGTGGCCATGTCGGTGGGGTACATCAcgatcgtgctgggtgGTCAAGCTGTGATGCGGCACCTGCcggcggtgccggcgcGCGTGCTCAAGATCCCCTTCTTCCTGCACAACGTCCTTCTGTGTCTCGGAAGCCTGCTGCTCTTGTGCCTGTACCTCGAACTCGAGATTCCGATTATTTTCAAGTATGGCATGCACAACTCGATCTGTGAGTACCGATTGTACTTTGATGCGGAAATGTTCCACATCATCAACTACTACTTCAAGTACTGGGAGTTTGCCGACACGCTCTTTCTCGTGCtcaagaagaagaagctgcTCTTCTTGCACGTGTATCACCACATGGCTACCGCCGCCTTGTGCTACTCCCAGATCGTGAACCAGACCACCCTGTCGTGGGTCATCATCTGCCTGAATCTCGCCGTGCACGTCATCATGTACGGCTACTATGCGCTCGCCAGCATTGGCGTCCGGTGCCCATggaagcagctcgtcacAACGGGTCAGATTGTACAGTTCGtcatcgacgtcgtcgtgtGCATCTACGGTATCTACCACCACTACATTCACTTGTATGCACCATGGATGCCGTACGTGCGCTACTGCCACGGCGAACCCGCGGCGGCCTTCTCGGGTCTCGGCATCCTCGTGAGCTACCTGGTCCTGTTTATCTTCTTCTACCGCGACACGTACAAAAAGGCCCCCAAGGCGGACAAAAAGACCCAGTAG
- a CDS encoding ubiquitin-conjugating enzyme E2 D translates to MAMKRISKELADLGRDPPSSCSAGPTGDNMFQWQATIMGPSDSPYSGGVFFLTITFPTDYPFKPPKVSFTTKIYHPNINANGSICLDILRDQWSPALTISKVLLSICSMLTDPNPDDPLVPDIAHLYKTDRAAYENTAREWTRKYAM, encoded by the exons ATGGCGATGAAACGTATTAGCAAG GAATTGGCCGACCTCGGTCGCGACCCGCCGTcttcgtgcagcgccgGTCCGACGGGCGACAACATGTTCCAG TGGCAAGCTACGATCATGGGTCCG AGTGACTCGCCGTACAGTGGTGGTGTGTTCTTCCTGACCATTACATTCCCGACGGACTACCCCTTCAAGCCGCCCAAGGTGTCTTTCACGACGAAGATCTACCACCCGAATATCAACGCGAATGGCAGCATCTGCTTGGACATTCTCAGGGACCAGTGGAGCCCGGCCCTGACGATCTCGAAGG TCCTTCTGTCCATCTGCTCTATGCTGACGG ACCCCAACCCCGACGACCCTCTTGTGCCGGACATTGCACACCTGTACAAGACTGACAGGGCTGCGTACGAAAACACGGCGCGCGAATGGACCAGGAA GTATGCTATGTAG
- a CDS encoding SANT domain protein, with product MPPPSPPEAVAERKDQARPSGWSREAPPARFRPWGAPRSHEWPRDHERPRSKKHRGYRSSRGDHAYYDYDQAGLNQMQASRSYMQEQDANVTEDLYGEPEVDVKRTTAKEPEGHMDERPNESRLGATEKEAPLAYDSAETHDAQDSTPVPKPAEQPIDSEARESLEALPPPTTDGPRVESEPAPPETSEENANVPAPSKEAPEERPPASQPEPAPQTDVPKEQAPELPAESPPTHPEDPAAFSPTEDDETERMQRVVHALTQQLVLRYPWSDAHTHTILEENHRVTASLRVPAMLGLQKPAQVQRPVEKSAVDEYLYRQIREQKETQRIKLVQLRNEYRAKHQAWSQYCASLDRERERRASATSTTPQDETPGKAWMPTTRSFRRGGLGSSGFGDAVRSEAEFQEILASLENAEMQDPVARAARTSATVPDMCLDPQPQLDVDNGYVADSTRFYFGGFDPDVWSEEERNIFARRYVLYPKQFGRIAEKLPHKTPNQCVAFYYLHKHLAGYKALLNARHRERRKKTKSKPKKSKGSALITDIAATEAEQKEGEADEERSGKRPSDEPPPRAKKSRTKQRESSPPAETELERDLAAAEALEALATLATPAPEPKKRRSVGTDEPKSRSRGPHWSMSERAEFLRLLAIYGKDWNALAAAFPAKTPAQTRNFFARHASESTYFQEAAALAQRHATESWEEKSRAALAFVQAWYDALPEGASKASITSWPSPSMPPPPAPRELVPKDEPAPTPPPQQQQQPAHAEAADDDETDDEGQSSTRIPMRMPDTHVARMSYTPPPPPPTPPTPRTSVVPVPSAPPSMSYAAYGPPRPVHHPMHASPALNMYYRDAASSPTPGAVPRAMPPPGMYGYPMPKYPPAPTPPSPYMPASVPRMPMRPGPNMGYFHHTRQDRWPT from the coding sequence atgccgccgccctcgccgcCCGAGGCTGTGGCAGAGCGAAAAGACCAGGCGCGACCATCGGGGTGGTCGCGCGAGGCCCCGCCAGCGAGATTTCGTCCGTGGGGTGCGCCAAGATCGCATGAGTGGCCGCGTGACCATGAGCGGCCACGCTCGAAAAAGCATCGTGGCTATCGCTCGTCGCGTGGCGACCATGCCTATTATGACTACGATCAAGCAGGCTTGAACCAGATGCAGGCATCGCGCTCGTATATGCAAGAACAGGATGCCAATGTCACAGAGGATCTATATGGTGAGCCGGAAGTGGACGtgaagcgcacgacggccaaGGAGCCCGAGGGACACATGGACGAGCGTCCCAATGAGAGTCGGCTCGGTGCCACGGAGAAAGAGGCGCCCCTCGCGTACGACTCTGCAGAGACACACGATGCCCAAGATAGCACACCCGTCCCCAAACCTGCCGAGCAGCCGATCGACTCTGAGGCGCGCGAGTCCCTCGAGGCGTTGCCGCCACCTACCACAGACGGCCCACGCGTCGAGTCagagccagcgccgcctgagACTTCAGAAGAAAATGCGAACGTGCCAGCGCCATCGAAGGAGGCTCCAGAAGAACGCCCCCCTGCATCTCAGCCGGAGCCTGCCCCGCAAACTGATGTGCCGAAAGAGCAGGCGCCAGAGCTGCCTGCCGAGTCTCCTCCCACCCATCCTGAAGATCCAGCTGCTTTCTCCCCGACAGAGGATGACGAAACAGAGCGTatgcagcgcgtcgtgcatgcACTGACCCAGCAGTTGGTGCTGCGGTACCCATGGTCGgatgcgcacacgcacacgaTTCTGGAAGAAAATCATCGAGTCACTGCGTCGCTACGTGTGCCTGCGATGCTAGGTCTTCAGAAACCAGCTCAGGTGCAGCGGCCTGTGGAGAAAAGCGCTGTCGACGAATACCTCTACCGCCAGATCCGCGAGCAAAAagagacgcagcgcatcaaacttgtgcagctgcggAACGAGTACCGTGCCAAGCACCAGGCATGGAGCCAATACTGTGCATCGCTGGAtcgcgagcgtgagcgccgTGCTTCGGCGacgtccacgacgccgcagGATGAGACGCCAGGGAAGGCgtggatgccgacgacgcgctctTTCCGACGCGGTGGGCTTGGCTCGAGCGGATTCGGAGATGCCGTGCGCTCTGAGGCCGAGTTCCAGGAGATCTTGGCATCGCTCGAGAATGCCGAGATGCAGGACCCCGTCGCGCGAGCCGCTCGTACATCGGCGACCGTGCCGGATATGTGCCTGGACCCACAGCCCcagctcgacgtcgacaATGGCTATGTGGCTGACTCGACACGTTTTTACTTTGGCGGCTTCGACCCTGACGTGTGGAGCGAAGAGGAGCGAAACATCTTTGCGCGGCGCTACGTGTTGTACCCGAAGCAGTTTGGACGCATCGCCGAAAAGCTACCGCACAAAACGCCGAATCAGTGTGTTGCTTTCTACTACCTGCACAAGCACTTGGCTGGCTACAAGGCGCTACTAAATGCGCGTCATCGTGAGCGCCGCAAAAAGACCAAGTCGAAGCCGAAAAAGTCCAAGGGAAGTGCGCTCATCACCGATATTGCTGCCACGGAAGCCGAGCAGAAGGAGGGAGAGGCAGACGAGGAGCGCTCTGGTAAGCGCCCCTCGGacgagccgccgccgcgtgccAAAAAGTCACGCAccaagcagcgcgagtCGTCGCCACCAGCTGAAACcgagctggagcgcgatTTGGCCGCAgccgaggcactcgaggcactcgcgacgctcgcgacgcctgcgccagagccGAAGAAGCGGCGCTCTGtcggcacggacgagccCAAGAGCCGCTCGCGTGGACCGCACTGGTCCATGTCGGAGCGTGCCGAGTTTCTGCGTCTACTCGCCATCTACGGCAAGGATTGGAATGCCCTGGCCGCCGCCTTCCCGGCCAAGACACCCGCACAGACGCGCAACTTTTTCGCACGCCACGCCAGCGAAAGCACCTACTTTCAAGAGGCTGCTGCcctcgctcagcgccaTGCTACAGAGTCCTGGGAAGAGAAATCGCGTGCGGCTTTGGCGTTCGTTCAGGCGTGGTACGATGCCCTGCCCGAGGGCGCGTCGAAGGCCTCTATCACATCGTGGCCGAGCCCATCCatgccgccaccgccagcgcctcgggAGCTCGTACCGAAGGACGAGCCTGCTCCtacgccgccgccgcagcagcagcagcagcctgcgcatgccgaggcagctgacgacgacgaaaCGGACGATGAGGGACAGAGCTCTACGCGGATCCCCATGAGGATGCCAGATACCCACGTGGCTCGGATGTCGTAcacaccgccgccaccgccaccgacgccaccgacgccacgAACGAGTGTCGTGCCCGTCCCGTCAGCGCCACCGTCTATGTCCTATGCTGCATACggcccgccgcgcccagTGCATCATCCCATGCACGCCTCTCCAGCATTGAATATGTACTATCGCGATGCTGCCTCATCGCCGACCCcgggcgccgtgcctcGGGCCATGCCACCACCAGGTATGTACGGCTACCCCATGCCCAAGTACCCACCAGCGCCAACCCCACCGTCGCCGTATATGCCTGCCTCTGTGCCGCGTATGCCCATGCGACCCGGTCCGAACATGGGCTACTTTCATCATACCCGGCAGGACCGATGGCCTACATAA